The Halobellus sp. MBLA0158 genome has a window encoding:
- a CDS encoding metal-dependent hydrolase → MLPSEHFIVALVPALAYVLARDRRLPTPRFAAVVFLGSQFPDLVDKPLAHQFGVLPSGRVFMHSLPIALPFLALVGLYGWRTDRPRLSGAFAFAHLSHLLADNYRPLLGPDPTVAPDLLWPLTAPTARPITPYWAGPNGINVLLWTVFSAIVLSIAAYLLVVDVREQFG, encoded by the coding sequence GTGCTTCCGTCCGAGCACTTCATCGTCGCCCTGGTCCCCGCGCTGGCGTACGTCCTCGCGCGCGATCGGCGGTTGCCGACGCCGCGGTTCGCGGCGGTCGTGTTCCTGGGCAGCCAGTTCCCTGACCTTGTCGACAAGCCCCTGGCCCACCAGTTCGGCGTGCTCCCCTCCGGGCGGGTGTTCATGCACTCGCTTCCGATCGCGCTTCCGTTCCTCGCCCTCGTCGGCCTCTACGGGTGGCGGACCGACCGCCCGCGGCTGAGCGGCGCCTTCGCGTTCGCCCACCTCTCGCACCTCCTCGCCGACAACTACAGGCCGCTCTTGGGACCGGACCCGACGGTCGCGCCCGACCTGCTCTGGCCGCTCACCGCCCCGACCGCGCGGCCGATCACGCCGTACTGGGCCGGGCCGAACGGGATCAACGTCCTACTCTGGACGGTCTTCTCGGCGATCGTCCTCTCGATTGCGGCGTATCTCCTCGTCGTGGACGTCCGCGAGCAGTTCGGCTGA
- a CDS encoding cold-shock protein: MAHGKVEFFNDTGGYGFISTDDGDLDDDEDVFFHMEDVGGEDLTEGTEVEFDIESSPKGPRAANVVRQ, encoded by the coding sequence ATGGCACACGGTAAGGTTGAATTCTTCAACGACACAGGCGGTTACGGTTTCATCTCGACTGACGACGGCGACCTCGACGACGACGAAGACGTGTTCTTCCATATGGAAGACGTCGGCGGCGAAGACCTCACGGAAGGTACCGAAGTCGAATTCGACATCGAGTCCTCGCCCAAGGGCCCCCGCGCGGCGAACGTCGTCCGACAGTAA
- a CDS encoding MGMT family protein, giving the protein MDVGVFARTSERLDRAVEIGVASGRVISVSFPETPPGDADSDHPLLDRVFAYLDGEADHFDDVAVALTVPTDQRQVLEAIRNVPHGETVSLDRVIRMAGLNPDEREDVETARTALAENPVPLFVPDHRVRDAPGAAPSAVAERLRAIEGA; this is encoded by the coding sequence ATGGACGTCGGCGTCTTCGCTCGGACCTCCGAGCGGTTGGATCGAGCCGTCGAGATCGGCGTCGCGAGCGGTCGGGTCATCAGCGTCTCCTTCCCCGAGACGCCCCCGGGCGACGCGGACTCCGACCACCCGCTCTTGGACCGCGTGTTCGCGTACCTCGACGGCGAGGCGGATCATTTCGACGACGTTGCGGTCGCGCTGACGGTGCCGACCGACCAGCGGCAGGTGCTGGAGGCGATCCGGAACGTCCCCCACGGCGAGACCGTCTCGCTCGACCGCGTGATCCGGATGGCCGGCCTCAACCCCGACGAGCGGGAGGACGTCGAGACCGCGCGGACGGCGCTCGCGGAGAACCCGGTGCCGCTTTTCGTGCCCGATCACCGCGTCCGCGACGCCCCGGGAGCCGCGCCGTCGGCGGTGGCCGAGCGACTGCGGGCGATCGAGGGGGCGTAA
- a CDS encoding LamG domain-containing protein: protein MVDRSRRLALKKLSATALVGSLSGLAGCTVEIPSVEVQVGDGGDGSDEDEPTEQADPATDSEGASGESTETPPETASPRPSEMETVTTTATSTATEASTATSTETETSTPTATPTATPTATATPDDDSALVTRYRFEGGLADETGTYDLSGSGVEYASGPEGSQSASFPGFASVDFIEIETDQPYTFCHWLKDDETNSRWDDDLLWKVTTENGNSVGSFCDTSGDPFLFTSGANTVGESSANVLDGEWHHVAFVYDQPNDRMKLYVDGSEDYAIDYTDNIRGTDTALMFGNNGADGWKDYNGGLDDYRFYRRALSASEISDIAGR from the coding sequence ATGGTGGACAGAAGTCGGCGGCTGGCGCTGAAGAAGCTGAGTGCGACGGCTCTCGTCGGATCGCTCTCCGGACTGGCGGGATGCACCGTAGAGATTCCGTCCGTGGAAGTCCAGGTGGGCGACGGGGGCGACGGGAGCGACGAGGACGAACCGACCGAACAGGCGGATCCGGCGACCGACTCCGAGGGCGCGTCCGGCGAATCGACCGAGACGCCCCCCGAGACGGCATCGCCGCGTCCCTCGGAGATGGAGACGGTGACGACCACGGCCACGAGTACGGCGACCGAGGCGTCGACAGCGACGTCCACGGAAACCGAGACATCGACGCCGACTGCGACGCCCACGGCGACACCGACCGCAACCGCGACGCCCGACGACGACAGCGCACTCGTCACGCGATATCGGTTCGAGGGAGGCCTCGCCGACGAGACCGGCACCTACGACCTCTCGGGGTCGGGAGTCGAATACGCATCGGGGCCCGAAGGGTCCCAGTCGGCGTCGTTTCCCGGCTTTGCGTCGGTCGATTTCATCGAGATCGAAACGGACCAGCCCTACACGTTCTGCCACTGGCTGAAGGACGACGAGACGAACTCCAGGTGGGACGACGACCTCCTCTGGAAGGTAACGACGGAGAACGGAAACAGCGTCGGGTCGTTCTGTGACACGAGCGGCGACCCGTTCCTCTTCACTTCGGGAGCCAACACGGTGGGCGAGAGTTCCGCGAACGTCCTCGACGGCGAGTGGCACCATGTCGCGTTCGTCTACGACCAGCCGAACGATCGGATGAAACTGTACGTCGACGGGAGCGAGGACTACGCCATCGACTACACTGACAACATTCGGGGCACGGACACGGCGCTGATGTTCGGCAACAACGGCGCCGACGGCTGGAAGGACTACAACGGCGGACTCGACGACTACCGATTCTACCGCCGCGCGCTGAGCGCCTCGGAGATCAGCGACATCGCCGGGCGATAG
- a CDS encoding CPBP family intramembrane glutamic endopeptidase, giving the protein MPEWATFAGFAFVVTAGLLLLSHASKSILQERPDDAGEPPANHRLGEPTSDTVGDATSPRNEESITLPKSGVEFRVRQGRSPEGVSEPRSRLADVSTASLLANVAVSQGVFGVVLLAGAWYAEIPARAFGLAPEGVGLGAAALGVGVGLVLYAANEAGAAAGTQFGLGVGDGERLRSALAPETAGGWALLLLVVLPVIAGFEELLFRGALVGVVSAGYGISPWALAVVSSVAFALGHGAQGRLGVVVTGALGFVLAATFVVTGSLLVVIVAHYLINALEFVVHEGFGVEWPPSVGG; this is encoded by the coding sequence ATGCCCGAGTGGGCGACGTTCGCGGGGTTCGCGTTCGTCGTCACCGCGGGCCTGCTTCTTCTTTCACACGCGTCCAAGAGTATCCTCCAGGAGCGTCCCGACGACGCCGGCGAGCCGCCGGCGAATCACCGTCTCGGCGAGCCGACGAGCGACACCGTCGGCGATGCGACCTCTCCTCGTAACGAGGAGTCGATCACGCTCCCGAAGTCCGGCGTCGAGTTCCGGGTCCGCCAGGGGCGCTCGCCCGAAGGCGTGAGCGAGCCGCGGTCGCGACTGGCCGACGTCTCGACGGCGTCGCTCCTGGCGAACGTGGCCGTCTCCCAGGGCGTCTTCGGCGTGGTGCTCCTCGCGGGCGCGTGGTACGCGGAGATCCCCGCTCGGGCCTTCGGACTCGCGCCCGAGGGGGTCGGCCTCGGCGCCGCAGCGCTCGGCGTCGGCGTCGGCCTCGTACTCTATGCGGCGAACGAGGCCGGGGCGGCCGCGGGAACGCAGTTCGGCCTCGGCGTCGGCGACGGCGAGCGCCTGCGGAGCGCGCTCGCGCCCGAGACGGCGGGCGGGTGGGCGCTCTTGCTCCTGGTCGTCCTGCCGGTCATCGCCGGCTTCGAGGAACTGCTCTTCCGCGGCGCGCTCGTCGGCGTCGTCAGCGCGGGCTACGGGATCTCCCCGTGGGCGCTGGCCGTCGTCTCGTCGGTCGCGTTCGCGCTCGGACACGGCGCGCAGGGGCGACTTGGCGTCGTCGTGACCGGCGCGCTCGGCTTCGTCCTCGCGGCGACGTTCGTCGTCACCGGGAGCCTGCTCGTCGTGATCGTCGCCCACTACCTGATCAACGCCTTAGAGTTCGTCGTCCACGAGGGGTTCGGCGTGGAGTGGCCGCCTAGCGTAGGCGGATAG